One stretch of Pseudomonas sp. NC02 DNA includes these proteins:
- a CDS encoding LysR family transcriptional regulator yields MMTLRQIRHFIAVAETGSISAAAQTAFISQSTLTLAIQQLEQEIGVNLFNRHAKGMTLTHQGHQFLRQAHLILATVDNAKRSLQQSTDQVAGQLIIGVTSLVAGYYLADLLTRFQRAYPNVEIRVMEDERPYIEHLLVSGEIDVGVLILSNLEDRHALQTEVLTHSPHRLWLPAQHPLLEHDSINLADVAREPLIQLNVDEMGHNAQRMWTGAGLQPRVTLRTASTEAVRSLVAAGLGVSIQPDMTYRPWSLEGDIIEARPIADLSQTLDVGLAWRRGTARPALVDPFLTVAREQPHPRKPSI; encoded by the coding sequence ATGATGACCTTGCGTCAGATCCGTCACTTCATCGCCGTGGCCGAGACCGGCTCGATCTCCGCCGCTGCCCAGACCGCCTTCATCTCCCAGTCCACCCTGACCCTGGCGATCCAGCAACTGGAACAGGAAATCGGCGTCAACCTGTTCAACCGCCACGCCAAGGGCATGACCCTGACCCACCAGGGCCACCAGTTCCTGCGCCAGGCGCACCTCATCCTCGCCACCGTCGACAACGCCAAGCGCAGCCTGCAACAGAGCACCGACCAGGTGGCCGGGCAGTTGATCATCGGCGTGACCAGCCTGGTCGCCGGCTACTACCTGGCGGACTTGCTTACCCGCTTCCAGCGCGCCTACCCCAATGTCGAAATCCGCGTGATGGAGGACGAACGCCCCTACATCGAACACCTGCTGGTCAGCGGTGAAATCGACGTCGGCGTGCTGATCCTCTCCAACCTCGAAGACCGCCACGCCCTGCAAACCGAAGTGCTCACCCACTCGCCCCACCGTTTATGGCTGCCGGCCCAGCACCCGCTGCTGGAACACGACAGCATCAACCTGGCGGATGTGGCGCGCGAGCCGCTGATTCAACTGAACGTCGACGAAATGGGCCACAACGCCCAACGCATGTGGACCGGCGCCGGGCTGCAACCTCGCGTCACCTTGCGCACCGCCTCGACGGAAGCCGTGCGAAGCCTGGTCGCCGCCGGCCTGGGCGTGTCGATCCAGCCGGACATGACCTACCGCCCCTGGTCCCTGGAAGGCGACATCATCGAGGCACGGCCGATTGCCGACCTCAGCCAGACCCTCGACGTGGGCCTGGCCTGGCGCCGGGGCACGGCGCGCCCGGCGCTGGTGGACCCATTCCTGACGGTGGCCCGCGAACAGCCCCACCCACGCAAGCCATCTATTTAA
- a CDS encoding tellurite resistance TerB family protein has protein sequence MNTRGLLDQLLKSGQDMLQNKAGGQRKSDDKGALGGLLGGGGLGSLLGGAGGGALAAGAMGLLLGNKKARKFGGKALTYGGLAALGVIAYKAYGNWQAQQASAPQGEPQTIDRLPPAQVEQHSQGILKALVAAAKADGHVDERERALIEGEFVKLDNDRELQQWLHAELNKPLDPADVARAASTPELAAEMYIASVMLVDEENFMEKAYLDELARQLKLEPGLKAELEKQVRQAEVV, from the coding sequence ATGAATACCCGTGGATTGCTCGATCAACTGCTCAAATCCGGCCAGGACATGTTGCAGAACAAGGCTGGCGGGCAGCGCAAGTCAGATGACAAGGGTGCCCTTGGCGGACTGCTGGGTGGCGGCGGGTTGGGTAGCTTGCTTGGCGGTGCCGGTGGTGGGGCCCTCGCGGCCGGCGCCATGGGTCTGTTGCTGGGCAACAAGAAGGCCCGCAAGTTTGGCGGCAAGGCGCTGACCTATGGCGGGTTGGCTGCTTTGGGGGTGATTGCCTACAAGGCCTACGGTAATTGGCAGGCGCAGCAGGCCAGTGCGCCTCAAGGGGAGCCGCAGACCATTGATCGGTTGCCACCGGCCCAGGTCGAGCAGCACAGCCAGGGGATTTTGAAGGCGCTGGTGGCTGCGGCCAAAGCTGACGGGCATGTGGATGAGCGTGAGCGGGCGTTGATCGAAGGGGAGTTTGTGAAGCTGGATAACGATCGTGAGTTGCAGCAGTGGTTGCATGCCGAGCTGAACAAGCCGCTGGATCCGGCAGATGTGGCTCGGGCTGCCAGTACTCCGGAGTTGGCTGCCGAGATGTATATCGCCAGTGTGATGTTGGTGGATGAGGAGAACTTCATGGAGAAGGCTTACCTCGATGAGTTGGCGCGGCAGCTTAAGTTGGAGCCGGGGTTGAAGGCTGAACTGGAGAAGCAGGTGCGGCAGGCTGAGGTGGTTTGA
- a CDS encoding methyl-accepting chemotaxis protein encodes MKNWTLRQRILASFAVIIAIMLLMVVVSYSRLLKIEAGEESVRDDAVPGVYLSSMIRSAWVDSYLDTLDIIGLRKDKTLTEADKADYKSFEARIITQMANYKATINGAEDQAEFDKFEALHQAYNKALAAVTENLQRSDVAAARKVFDEELTPTWTAGRMKLNDIITENKNVADRATNAIDDAVSAAKISMGVSLILAILAAGLCGLLLMRAIMAPMKRIVDILETMRTGDLSKRLNLERKDEFGAVETGFNDMMTELTALVSQAQRSSVQVTTSVTEIAATSKQQQATATETAATTTEIGATSREIAATSKDLVRTMTEVSTAADQASVAAGSGQQGLARMEETMHSVMGAADLVNAKLAILNEKAGNINQVVVTIVKVADQTNLLSLNAAIEAEKAGEYGRGFAVVATEVRRLADQTAVATYDIEQMVREIQSAVSAGVMGMDKFSEEVRRGMFEVQQVGEQLSQIIHQVQALAPRVLMVNEGMQAQATGAEQINHALVQLGDASSQTVESLRQASFAIDELSQVAVGLRSGVSRFKV; translated from the coding sequence GTGAAGAACTGGACCTTGCGCCAACGGATTTTGGCGAGCTTTGCGGTCATCATCGCGATCATGCTGCTGATGGTAGTGGTCTCGTATTCACGCCTGTTGAAGATCGAGGCCGGCGAAGAGTCAGTCCGCGATGACGCAGTCCCCGGGGTCTACCTAAGCTCCATGATCCGCAGCGCATGGGTCGACAGCTACCTCGACACCCTCGACATCATCGGCCTGCGCAAAGACAAGACACTCACCGAAGCCGACAAGGCCGACTACAAGTCCTTCGAAGCGCGCATCATCACGCAAATGGCCAATTACAAGGCAACTATCAACGGCGCTGAGGATCAGGCCGAGTTCGATAAGTTCGAAGCCCTGCACCAGGCCTACAACAAGGCTTTGGCCGCAGTCACTGAAAACCTGCAACGCAGTGACGTCGCCGCCGCCCGCAAAGTGTTCGACGAAGAGCTGACCCCGACCTGGACCGCAGGCCGCATGAAGCTCAACGACATCATCACCGAAAACAAAAACGTCGCGGACCGCGCCACCAACGCTATCGACGACGCCGTGTCCGCTGCAAAAATCAGCATGGGCGTCTCGCTGATCCTCGCGATCCTCGCCGCTGGCCTCTGCGGCCTGCTGCTGATGCGCGCGATCATGGCGCCGATGAAACGCATCGTCGACATCCTCGAAACCATGCGCACCGGCGACTTGAGCAAACGCCTGAACCTCGAACGCAAGGACGAATTCGGCGCAGTAGAGACCGGCTTCAACGACATGATGACCGAGCTCACCGCCCTGGTGTCCCAGGCACAGCGCTCTTCGGTACAGGTCACTACCTCGGTCACCGAGATTGCCGCGACTTCCAAGCAACAACAGGCCACGGCCACTGAAACCGCCGCGACGACCACCGAGATCGGCGCTACTTCGCGGGAGATCGCTGCTACTTCCAAGGACTTGGTCCGTACCATGACCGAAGTCTCCACCGCCGCCGACCAGGCCTCGGTGGCCGCCGGCTCCGGCCAGCAAGGCCTGGCGCGCATGGAAGAAACCATGCACTCGGTGATGGGCGCGGCCGACCTGGTGAACGCCAAGCTGGCGATCCTCAATGAGAAGGCCGGCAACATCAACCAGGTGGTGGTGACCATCGTCAAGGTCGCCGACCAGACCAACCTGTTGTCCCTCAACGCTGCCATCGAGGCCGAGAAGGCCGGTGAGTACGGTCGCGGGTTTGCCGTGGTAGCCACCGAAGTGCGGCGCCTGGCCGACCAGACCGCCGTGGCCACCTACGACATCGAGCAGATGGTGCGCGAGATCCAGTCGGCGGTGTCGGCCGGGGTGATGGGCATGGACAAGTTCTCTGAAGAAGTGCGCCGTGGCATGTTCGAGGTGCAGCAGGTGGGCGAGCAGCTGTCGCAGATCATCCATCAGGTGCAGGCCCTGGCGCCACGGGTGTTGATGGTCAACGAAGGCATGCAGGCCCAGGCCACCGGCGCCGAGCAGATCAACCATGCGCTGGTGCAGTTGGGCGATGCCAGCAGCCAGACCGTGGAGTCCCTGCGTCAGGCCAGCTTTGCCATCGACGAGCTGAGCCAGGTCGCCGTTGGCCTGCGCAGCGGCGTGTCGCGTTTTAAAGTCTGA
- a CDS encoding chemotaxis protein CheW produces MNDLAAKRGAVAAVKKALFLVFHIGNERYALKATEVAEVLPRLPLKPIAHAPAWVAGIFAHRGAMVPVIDLSALTFGTPAQARTSTRLVLVNYQPDALTPARWLGLILEQATDTLRCDPAEFQPYGLDNRQARYLGPVREDERGLMQWIGVADLLTADVQALLFAAGEEG; encoded by the coding sequence ATGAACGACCTCGCGGCTAAACGCGGTGCCGTTGCGGCAGTGAAGAAAGCACTGTTTTTGGTGTTTCACATCGGTAATGAACGGTATGCCCTCAAGGCCACGGAAGTGGCCGAGGTGCTGCCGCGCCTGCCGCTCAAGCCCATTGCCCATGCGCCTGCGTGGGTCGCCGGGATCTTTGCCCATCGCGGGGCAATGGTGCCGGTGATCGATCTCAGTGCCTTGACCTTCGGTACGCCGGCCCAGGCCCGCACCAGCACGCGCCTGGTGTTGGTCAATTATCAGCCGGATGCACTCACTCCGGCACGCTGGCTGGGGCTGATCCTCGAACAGGCCACCGATACCCTGCGCTGTGACCCGGCGGAGTTCCAGCCCTACGGCCTGGACAACCGCCAGGCCCGTTACCTGGGCCCGGTGCGCGAAGACGAGCGTGGCTTGATGCAGTGGATCGGCGTGGCGGACCTGCTGACGGCTGACGTGCAGGCGCTGCTGTTTGCCGCGGGCGAGGAGGGTTGA
- a CDS encoding protein-glutamate O-methyltransferase CheR codes for MSSDQRFFDFLKERIGLDVASVGEAIIERAVRQRSMALSAQTADQYWQQLQASTDEQQALIEAVIVPETWFFRYPESFATLGRLAVTRLAEIKQMRALRILSLPCSTGEEPYSIAMALLDAGLAPHQFKVQGMDVSPLSVERARRGVYGKNSFRGQDLEFRDRHFTDQTDGYRIADRVREQVRLQVGNLLDPTLLANEPTYDFVFCRNLLIYFDQPTQKQVFEVLKGLTHVDGVLFIGPAEGSLLGRLGMRSIGVPQSFAFSRHAEPAPEPVFVPMPAPIPQRSAAPIPTRPRPFSTVSAQVVPIKPPPPQSDAADLLSQIATLANEGKSLEARAACERYLQSHPPAAQVFYWLGLLSDVAGSALEAQGYYRKALYLEPQHPQALMHLAALLESQGDVAGARRLQARAARSERADSERKS; via the coding sequence ATGAGCAGTGATCAACGCTTCTTCGACTTCCTTAAGGAGCGCATTGGCCTGGACGTTGCCTCGGTGGGCGAAGCGATCATCGAGCGTGCCGTACGCCAGCGCAGCATGGCGCTCAGCGCGCAGACCGCCGATCAATACTGGCAGCAATTGCAGGCCTCCACCGACGAACAGCAAGCGCTGATCGAAGCGGTGATCGTCCCCGAAACCTGGTTTTTCCGTTACCCCGAATCCTTCGCCACCCTGGGTCGGCTGGCGGTCACCCGCCTGGCCGAAATCAAGCAGATGCGCGCCCTGCGGATCCTCAGCCTGCCGTGTTCCACCGGCGAAGAACCCTATTCGATTGCCATGGCCTTGCTCGACGCCGGGCTGGCACCGCATCAGTTCAAGGTGCAGGGCATGGACGTCAGCCCGCTGTCGGTGGAGCGCGCCCGCCGTGGGGTGTACGGCAAGAATTCGTTTCGCGGCCAGGACCTCGAGTTCCGCGATCGCCACTTCACCGATCAAACCGACGGCTACCGGATTGCCGACCGGGTACGCGAACAAGTGCGCCTGCAGGTGGGCAACCTGCTGGACCCCACGCTGCTGGCCAACGAGCCCACCTACGATTTTGTGTTCTGCCGCAACCTGCTGATCTACTTCGACCAGCCGACCCAGAAGCAGGTGTTTGAAGTGCTCAAGGGCCTGACCCATGTCGACGGCGTGCTGTTTATCGGTCCTGCCGAAGGCAGCCTGCTGGGGCGCCTGGGCATGCGTTCGATTGGCGTGCCGCAGTCGTTTGCCTTCAGCCGGCATGCGGAGCCCGCGCCTGAACCGGTATTTGTGCCGATGCCCGCGCCGATTCCTCAGCGCAGTGCCGCGCCTATCCCGACCAGGCCCCGGCCATTCAGCACCGTCAGTGCCCAAGTGGTACCGATCAAGCCGCCGCCCCCGCAGTCGGACGCCGCCGATCTGCTCAGTCAGATTGCGACCCTGGCCAATGAAGGCAAGAGCCTGGAAGCCCGTGCTGCCTGCGAGCGTTATTTGCAGAGCCATCCGCCGGCGGCCCAGGTGTTTTATTGGCTGGGCCTGCTCAGCGATGTGGCCGGCAGCGCCCTGGAAGCCCAGGGTTATTACAGAAAAGCCTTGTACCTGGAACCCCAGCACCCGCAGGCCTTGATGCACCTGGCCGCGTTGCTCGAGTCCCAGGGCGATGTCGCCGGCGCCCGGCGTTTGCAGGCTCGTGCCGCGCGCAGCGAGCGAGCTGACAGTGAGCGTAAATCATGA
- a CDS encoding chemotaxis protein CheW, giving the protein MTLDPELNLTLADTQAIDDCWNRIGIHGDKSCPLLAEHIHCRNCSVYSAAATRLLDRYALQQDDHRPVATPEVEGDVLTRSLLMFRLGEEWLGIATRCLVEVAPLQPIHSLPHQRSRALLGVANVRGALVACLSLVELLGLDSTGSGPSGARIMPRMLIIAAQDGPVVVPVDEVDGIHAIDERTLNAASASGTQASARYTQGVLQWKGRSLRWLDEAQLLSAVTRSLT; this is encoded by the coding sequence ATGACCCTGGATCCCGAGCTGAACCTGACCCTGGCCGATACCCAGGCCATCGATGACTGCTGGAACCGCATCGGCATCCACGGTGACAAGTCCTGCCCGTTGCTGGCCGAGCACATTCACTGTCGCAATTGCTCGGTGTATTCCGCCGCCGCCACGCGCCTGCTCGACCGTTATGCCTTGCAGCAGGACGATCACCGCCCCGTCGCGACGCCGGAAGTCGAGGGTGATGTCCTCACCCGTTCGCTGCTGATGTTCCGCCTCGGCGAAGAATGGCTGGGCATCGCCACTCGCTGCCTGGTGGAAGTGGCGCCGTTGCAGCCGATCCATTCCTTGCCCCATCAGCGTTCCCGCGCCTTGCTGGGCGTGGCCAATGTGCGTGGCGCACTGGTGGCGTGCCTGTCACTGGTGGAATTGCTGGGGCTGGACAGCACCGGCAGCGGCCCCAGTGGCGCACGAATCATGCCGCGCATGCTGATCATCGCGGCGCAGGACGGCCCCGTGGTGGTGCCGGTGGACGAAGTGGACGGTATCCATGCCATTGATGAACGCACCTTGAACGCGGCGTCTGCCTCCGGCACCCAGGCCAGCGCCCGCTATACCCAAGGGGTGTTGCAGTGGAAAGGCCGCAGCCTGCGCTGGCTGGACGAGGCGCAATTGTTGTCTGCCGTGACCCGGAGCCTCACATGA
- a CDS encoding hybrid sensor histidine kinase/response regulator has translation MTPDQMRDASLLELFSLEADAQTQVLSAGLLALERNPTQADQLEACMRAAHSLKGAARIVGVDAGVSVAHVMEDCLVSAQESRLYLLPEHIDALLQGTDLLMRIATPGNTVGPADIESYVALMERLLDPSQKVAPPAAPKPAPPPTPAPEPELSMEALLTLPPEPEPAPPVSAELPRQNKRMTEGGERVLRVTAERLNSLLDLSSKSLVETQRLKPYLASLQRLKRIQSNSARALENLDGHLKTVDLSLEAQEALADTRRLLSEAQALLAEKTAEIDEFGWQAGQRAQVLYDTALACRMRPFADVLAGQVRMVRDLGRSLGKQVRLEIEGEKTQVDRDVLEKLEAPLTHLLRNAVDHGIEMPEQRLLAGKPAEGLIRLRASHQAGLLVLELSDDGNGVDLERLRGTIVDRHLSPVETALRLSEEELLTFLFLPGFSLRDKVTEVSGRGVGLDAVQHMVRQLRGAVVLEQTAGQGSRFHLEVPLTLSVVRSLVVEVGEEAYAFPLAHIERMCDLAPDDIVQLEGRQHFWHEGRHVGLVAASQLLQRPPGQGSQETLKVVVIRERDAVYGIAVERFIGERTLVVLPLDDRLGKVQDISAGALLDDGSVVLIVDVEDMLRSVDKLLNTGRLERIARRTQQTLEAPRKRILVVDDSLTVRELQRKLLLNRGYEVAVAVDGMDGWNALRSEDFDLLITDIDMPRMDGIELVTLLRRDTRLQSLPVMVVSYKDREEDRRRGLDAGADYYLAKASFHDDALLDAVVELIGGARA, from the coding sequence ATGACCCCCGACCAGATGCGCGATGCCTCGCTGCTGGAGCTGTTCAGCCTGGAAGCCGACGCCCAGACCCAGGTGCTCAGCGCCGGCCTGCTGGCCCTGGAGCGCAACCCGACCCAGGCCGACCAGCTCGAAGCCTGCATGCGCGCCGCCCATTCCCTGAAGGGCGCGGCGCGGATTGTCGGGGTGGACGCGGGGGTCAGCGTGGCCCACGTGATGGAAGATTGCCTGGTCAGCGCCCAGGAAAGCCGCTTGTACCTGCTGCCGGAACATATCGACGCACTGCTGCAAGGCACCGATTTGCTGATGCGCATTGCTACGCCGGGCAATACCGTGGGCCCGGCGGACATCGAGTCCTATGTGGCATTGATGGAGCGGTTGCTCGATCCGTCGCAGAAAGTCGCACCGCCCGCTGCGCCAAAGCCTGCGCCGCCGCCCACACCCGCGCCAGAACCTGAATTGTCGATGGAAGCGCTGCTGACCCTGCCGCCGGAGCCCGAACCCGCGCCGCCGGTCAGTGCCGAACTGCCACGCCAAAATAAGCGCATGACCGAAGGCGGCGAGCGGGTGTTGCGGGTGACCGCCGAACGTTTGAACAGCCTGTTGGACCTGTCCAGCAAGTCCCTGGTGGAAACCCAGCGGCTCAAGCCTTACCTCGCCAGTTTGCAACGCCTCAAGCGCATCCAGAGCAACAGCGCCCGCGCCCTGGAAAACCTCGACGGCCACCTCAAGACCGTCGACCTGAGCCTGGAAGCCCAGGAAGCGCTGGCTGATACCCGCCGCCTGTTGAGCGAAGCCCAGGCGCTGCTCGCGGAAAAAACCGCCGAAATCGACGAGTTCGGCTGGCAGGCCGGGCAACGCGCCCAAGTCTTGTACGACACGGCGCTGGCGTGCCGCATGCGGCCGTTTGCCGACGTGCTGGCCGGGCAGGTGCGCATGGTGCGTGACCTGGGCCGCAGCCTTGGTAAACAGGTACGCCTGGAAATCGAAGGCGAGAAAACCCAGGTCGACCGCGATGTGCTGGAAAAACTCGAAGCGCCGCTGACCCATTTACTGCGCAATGCTGTGGACCACGGCATTGAAATGCCCGAGCAACGCCTGCTGGCGGGCAAACCGGCTGAAGGCCTGATCCGCCTGCGGGCGTCTCACCAGGCCGGCTTGCTGGTGCTGGAGTTGAGCGACGACGGCAACGGTGTCGACCTCGAGCGCCTGCGCGGCACCATCGTCGACCGGCATTTGTCGCCGGTGGAAACCGCCCTGCGCCTGAGCGAAGAGGAACTGCTCACGTTCCTGTTCCTGCCGGGGTTCAGCCTGCGGGACAAGGTCACCGAGGTCTCGGGGCGCGGGGTCGGCCTGGATGCGGTGCAGCATATGGTGCGCCAGTTGCGCGGCGCGGTGGTGCTGGAGCAGACGGCGGGGCAGGGCAGTCGCTTCCACCTGGAAGTGCCGTTGACCCTATCGGTAGTGCGCAGCCTGGTGGTGGAAGTTGGCGAGGAGGCCTACGCCTTCCCGCTGGCCCACATCGAGCGCATGTGCGATCTTGCGCCCGACGACATCGTGCAACTGGAAGGTCGCCAGCATTTCTGGCACGAAGGCCGGCATGTCGGCCTGGTCGCCGCCAGCCAGTTGCTGCAGCGCCCGCCGGGGCAGGGCAGTCAGGAAACCCTGAAGGTCGTGGTGATCCGCGAGCGCGATGCGGTCTACGGGATTGCCGTGGAGCGTTTTATCGGCGAGCGCACGCTGGTGGTATTGCCCCTGGACGACCGGTTGGGCAAGGTCCAGGACATCTCCGCCGGAGCGTTGCTCGATGACGGCTCGGTGGTGCTGATCGTCGACGTCGAAGACATGCTGCGATCGGTGGACAAACTGCTGAATACCGGTCGTCTGGAACGCATCGCCCGACGCACCCAGCAAACCCTCGAAGCACCGCGCAAGCGTATTCTGGTGGTGGATGACTCGCTGACCGTGCGTGAGCTGCAACGCAAATTGTTACTTAATCGCGGTTATGAAGTGGCCGTGGCGGTCGATGGCATGGATGGCTGGAACGCGCTGCGCTCCGAAGACTTCGACCTGCTGATCACGGACATTGATATGCCTCGCATGGACGGTATTGAATTGGTCACACTCTTGCGCCGTGATACTCGCCTGCAATCCCTGCCGGTGATGGTTGTTTCCTACAAGGATCGGGAAGAAGACCGTCGCCGTGGACTGGACGCCGGCGCCGACTATTATCTAGCCAAGGCCAGCTTCCATGACGACGCGCTGTTGGACGCGGTGGTGGAGCTGATTGGAGGAGCACGGGCATGA
- a CDS encoding chemotaxis response regulator protein-glutamate methylesterase: protein MRIAIVNDMPMAVEALRRALSLEPAHEVVWVAGNGLEAVQRCAEFTPDLILMDLIMPVMDGVEATRQIMAETPCAILIVTVDRQANVSRVFEAMGHGALDVVDTPALGVGNPKDAAAPLLRKILNIGWLIGQRGSRVRAEPAPQRATGKRQSLVAIGSSAGGPAALESLLKGLPRDFSPAIVLVQHVDQVFAAGMAEWLSSASGLPVRLAREGEPPQSGVVLLAGTNHHIRLLKNGTLAYTAEPVNEIYRPSIDVFFESVASYWNGDAVGVLLTGMGRDGAQGLKLMRQQGYLTIAQDQQSCAVYGMPKAAAAIDAAVEIRPLDRIAPRLLEVFAK, encoded by the coding sequence ATGAGGATTGCGATCGTCAATGACATGCCCATGGCCGTGGAGGCCTTGCGCCGGGCGTTGAGCCTAGAGCCGGCCCACGAAGTGGTGTGGGTTGCGGGCAACGGCCTGGAAGCAGTGCAGCGTTGCGCCGAGTTCACGCCCGACCTGATTCTGATGGACCTGATCATGCCGGTGATGGACGGTGTGGAGGCCACCCGGCAGATCATGGCCGAGACGCCCTGTGCGATCCTGATTGTCACCGTCGACCGCCAGGCCAACGTCAGCCGTGTATTCGAAGCCATGGGCCATGGCGCCCTGGACGTGGTTGACACGCCTGCACTGGGCGTGGGCAATCCGAAGGACGCCGCGGCACCGCTGTTGCGCAAGATCCTCAATATCGGCTGGCTGATTGGCCAGCGTGGCAGCCGCGTGCGGGCCGAGCCTGCGCCCCAGCGGGCCACGGGCAAACGCCAGAGCCTGGTGGCCATCGGTTCGTCCGCAGGCGGCCCGGCTGCCCTGGAATCCCTGCTCAAGGGCTTGCCCCGGGACTTCTCGCCGGCCATTGTGCTGGTGCAGCATGTGGACCAGGTGTTCGCCGCCGGCATGGCCGAATGGCTGAGCAGTGCCTCGGGCCTGCCGGTGCGCCTGGCCCGGGAAGGCGAGCCGCCCCAAAGCGGTGTCGTGTTGCTGGCGGGCACCAATCATCACATTCGTCTGCTGAAGAACGGCACGCTGGCCTACACCGCAGAGCCTGTGAACGAGATTTACCGGCCGTCCATCGACGTGTTTTTCGAGAGCGTCGCCAGCTACTGGAATGGCGATGCCGTTGGCGTGCTGCTGACGGGGATGGGGCGTGATGGCGCCCAGGGACTTAAGTTGATGCGTCAGCAAGGCTACCTGACCATCGCGCAGGACCAGCAAAGCTGTGCTGTTTACGGCATGCCCAAAGCGGCAGCGGCGATTGACGCGGCTGTTGAAATTCGCCCATTGGACAGAATTGCGCCACGATTGCTGGAGGTATTCGCAAAATGA
- a CDS encoding diguanylate cyclase — protein MNDLQLDDFKTDENAAMVLLVDDQAMIGEAVRRGLAHEDNIDFHFCADPHQAIAQAIRIKPTVILQDLVMPGLDGLTLVREYRNHPATQNIPIIVLSTKEDPLIKSAAFAAGANDYLVKLPDNIELVARIRYHSRSYMTLLQRDAAYRALRVSQQQLLDTNLVLQRLMNSDGLTGLSNRRHFDEYLELEWRRAMRDQTQLSLLMIDVDFFKTYNDSFGHLEGDEALRKVAATIRDASSRPSDLPARYGGEEFALVLPNTSPGGARLVAEKLRQAVASLKIPHIAPAEGASLTISIGLATMTPVQGTDCRQLISAADKGLYLAKHNGRNQVGIE, from the coding sequence ATGAATGATTTGCAGCTCGACGACTTCAAGACCGACGAAAACGCCGCCATGGTGCTGCTCGTCGACGACCAGGCGATGATCGGCGAGGCCGTACGCCGGGGCCTGGCCCATGAAGACAATATCGACTTCCACTTTTGCGCCGACCCGCACCAGGCCATTGCCCAGGCGATCCGTATCAAGCCGACGGTGATCCTGCAGGACCTGGTGATGCCGGGTCTCGATGGCCTGACCCTGGTGCGCGAATACCGCAATCACCCGGCGACGCAGAACATCCCGATCATCGTGCTTTCCACCAAGGAAGACCCGCTGATCAAGAGCGCGGCGTTTGCTGCCGGGGCCAACGATTACCTGGTCAAGCTGCCGGATAACATCGAACTGGTGGCGCGCATCCGCTATCACTCGCGCTCCTACATGACCCTGTTGCAACGGGACGCGGCCTACCGGGCGCTGCGGGTCAGCCAACAGCAGTTGCTGGACACCAACCTGGTGCTGCAACGGCTGATGAACTCCGACGGCCTGACCGGGCTGTCCAATCGCCGGCATTTCGACGAATACCTGGAACTGGAATGGCGCCGCGCCATGCGTGACCAGACCCAACTGTCGCTGCTGATGATCGACGTGGACTTCTTCAAGACCTACAACGACAGTTTCGGCCACCTGGAAGGCGACGAGGCGTTGCGCAAGGTGGCGGCGACCATTCGTGATGCCAGCAGCCGTCCTTCGGATTTGCCGGCGCGTTATGGCGGTGAAGAGTTTGCCCTGGTGCTGCCCAATACCTCGCCGGGCGGTGCGCGGCTGGTGGCCGAGAAACTGCGCCAGGCGGTGGCGAGCCTGAAAATCCCGCACATTGCCCCGGCAGAAGGGGCGAGCCTGACCATCAGTATTGGCTTGGCGACCATGACCCCGGTGCAGGGCACCGATTGCCGGCAATTGATCTCGGCGGCGGACAAGGGCCTGTACCTGGCCAAGCACAATGGGCGCAATCAGGTGGGGATCGAGTAG